In the genome of Gloeotrichia echinulata CP02, one region contains:
- a CDS encoding Uma2 family endonuclease: MFTITDLEHLQTEHPEWQMELVDGNILVMGPSDFVSEEIGVELARQLANWVRPRKLGRVTGSSAGFILPSLEPETGKRNLRAPDVSFVRADRLKKSQRDFVELVPDLMVEIRSKSDRLKPLIEKIELFLQLGSTVGIIIDPDKLTLTVYRLNQEPIILQDNDKLTLPDLLPGWELTVSELWPPVFE, from the coding sequence ATGTTCACCATCACAGACTTAGAGCATCTTCAAACAGAGCATCCAGAATGGCAGATGGAATTGGTAGATGGGAATATACTTGTTATGGGTCCGTCAGATTTTGTTTCTGAAGAAATAGGTGTAGAGTTGGCGCGTCAGCTCGCCAATTGGGTACGTCCACGCAAATTAGGCAGAGTCACTGGTTCCAGCGCTGGGTTCATTTTACCTAGCTTAGAACCGGAAACCGGAAAAAGAAATCTTCGCGCTCCTGATGTGTCTTTTGTTCGTGCGGATAGACTCAAAAAAAGTCAGCGGGACTTTGTGGAACTAGTACCTGACTTGATGGTAGAAATTAGATCTAAAAGCGATCGCCTCAAACCACTAATAGAAAAAATTGAACTATTTCTACAGCTTGGCTCTACAGTTGGTATTATTATAGACCCGGATAAATTAACTTTAACAGTTTATCGACTTAATCAAGAACCAATAATCCTGCAAGATAACGACAAACTGACATTACCCGATTTACTACCAGGCTGGGAACTGACAGTATCCGAACTTTGGCCTCCTGTGTTTGAGTAA
- a CDS encoding BtpA/SgcQ family protein — protein sequence MELYQLFKTRTPVIGVVHLLPLPTSPRWGGSLKAVIDRAEQEATALASGGVDGIIVENFFDAPFTKNQVDPAVVSAMTVVVQRIQNLVTLPIGLNVLRNDGKSAMAIASCVGAQFIRVNVLTGVMATDQGLIEGEAYQLLRYRRELGCDVKIFADVLVKHARPLSSPNLTVAVKDTIERGLADAVILSGWATGSPPNQEDLELACGAANGTPVFIGSGANWENVGTLMQAADGVIVSSSLKRHGRIEQPIDPIRVSQFVEAARRTWNSKGETKSISSMSVHS from the coding sequence GTGGAATTATATCAGTTATTTAAAACTCGAACACCAGTTATTGGAGTGGTTCACCTACTCCCACTCCCTACCTCGCCCCGTTGGGGAGGTAGCCTCAAAGCAGTGATAGACCGCGCCGAACAAGAAGCAACAGCCTTGGCAAGTGGAGGGGTTGACGGCATTATTGTAGAGAATTTTTTTGACGCGCCGTTTACAAAAAACCAAGTCGATCCAGCAGTTGTGAGTGCCATGACTGTGGTAGTGCAACGAATACAGAATCTGGTCACGTTGCCGATTGGCTTAAATGTATTGCGGAATGACGGCAAAAGTGCAATGGCGATCGCCAGTTGTGTAGGGGCACAATTCATCCGCGTCAACGTCCTCACAGGAGTGATGGCTACAGACCAAGGATTAATTGAGGGAGAAGCCTATCAATTACTTCGTTATCGACGGGAGTTAGGCTGTGATGTCAAAATCTTTGCCGATGTGTTGGTTAAACACGCCCGTCCTTTAAGTTCGCCAAATCTCACGGTCGCCGTCAAAGACACCATCGAGCGGGGTTTAGCAGACGCGGTAATCTTGTCAGGTTGGGCTACTGGTAGTCCTCCTAACCAAGAAGATTTAGAACTGGCCTGTGGTGCGGCCAATGGCACGCCCGTGTTCATTGGTAGTGGAGCAAATTGGGAAAATGTTGGTACACTTATGCAGGCAGCAGATGGTGTAATTGTTTCCAGTTCCCTCAAACGCCACGGTCGGATCGAGCAACCAATTGACCCCATTCGCGTTAGTCAATTTGTCGAAGCCGCACGTCGCACTTGGAACTCTAAGGGTGAAACTAAATCAATTTCTTCGATGAGTGTACATTCTTAA
- a CDS encoding tetratricopeptide repeat protein translates to MRQFSKFVATISALSLIACTPILLSGKPAGAVESTVLASIVIDISGTHSNKVNPYINQGSFRLLSGDYKGAIEDFTQALRIDPKSAIAYNNRAFARVQLGDYKGAIEDYNQALKIDSQDVVVYINRCSARSHLGDYKGAIEDCNQALKINPKERGAYHNRGIARSEFGDPKGAIEDFNQALQIDSQYASAYKNRGHARARLGDDKGAIEDFNQALRIDSDSSKTYLLRGGSRARLGDDKGAIEDFNQALQIHYNSALTSSKLNLGGREDYRGVIADSNKVLQINPNDADAYLNQGVARYLSGDKQGAIADLQTAANLFKQEGKTQDYQDALAMLTKLK, encoded by the coding sequence ATGAGACAGTTTTCTAAATTTGTAGCCACAATTTCTGCGTTATCTTTAATTGCTTGCACTCCAATTTTGTTATCAGGTAAACCAGCAGGCGCTGTAGAGTCTACAGTTTTAGCATCAATTGTAATAGACATCTCAGGTACCCACTCAAATAAAGTAAATCCCTACATCAATCAGGGTTCTTTCCGCTTGTTGTCAGGAGATTATAAGGGAGCAATTGAGGATTTCACTCAAGCCCTGCGGATTGATCCTAAATCAGCAATAGCCTACAATAACCGCGCTTTTGCCCGCGTTCAGTTGGGAGATTATAAAGGGGCGATTGAGGATTATAACCAAGCTCTGAAGATTGATTCCCAAGATGTTGTTGTCTATATAAATCGGTGTTCTGCCCGCTCTCACTTGGGAGACTATAAGGGGGCAATTGAGGATTGCAACCAAGCTCTGAAGATTAATCCTAAAGAACGTGGTGCTTACCATAATAGGGGCATTGCTCGCTCTGAGTTCGGAGACCCTAAAGGAGCAATTGAAGATTTTAACCAAGCCTTGCAGATTGATTCCCAATATGCATCAGCTTATAAAAACCGAGGTCATGCCCGCGCTCGTCTAGGAGATGATAAAGGAGCAATTGAAGATTTTAACCAAGCTCTGCGGATTGATTCTGACTCTAGCAAAACCTACTTATTGCGAGGTGGTAGTCGCGCTCGTCTAGGAGATGATAAAGGAGCAATTGAAGATTTTAACCAAGCTCTGCAAATTCATTATAACTCTGCCTTAACCTCCTCAAAACTGAATCTCGGTGGGCGGGAAGATTATCGAGGCGTAATTGCGGATTCTAACAAAGTTCTACAGATCAACCCCAATGATGCTGATGCTTACTTAAATCAGGGAGTTGCTCGTTATCTGTCGGGAGATAAGCAAGGAGCGATCGCTGATTTGCAAACAGCGGCTAATCTATTTAAGCAAGAAGGAAAAACACAAGATTACCAGGATGCACTCGCAATGCTGACAAAGCTCAAATGA
- a CDS encoding vitamin K epoxide reductase family protein, which yields MIRRRSTPTPWIHKWSRPLIGAIASFGALTTGYLTYEKLTGGSAACVAQAGARGCNDVLSSPWATIFGQPLALFGFLAYTSILIFAVAPLALKLEDNNQRKQLETGTRWLLLVGAIAMSIFSSYLMYLLAFQIKALCPYCIASALFSLSLLVLTIVGHEWEDLGQIFFTAIIVGMITLIGTLAIFANVNAGSTGESNSGKPVQISFTPKVEPNPAFGWEVTTTSGEAEIALANHLVKIGAKEYSAYWCPHCHEQKLIFGKEAAEIINKNVKVECAPDGLKAQPELCKAAKIQGFPTWIINGKSYGGVQNLEELAKVSGYTGSRNFKYFK from the coding sequence ATGATTCGCCGCCGTTCTACTCCTACTCCTTGGATTCATAAATGGTCGCGTCCGTTGATAGGCGCGATCGCCTCTTTTGGTGCCTTGACAACAGGTTATCTGACCTACGAAAAGTTAACGGGCGGTAGTGCAGCTTGTGTCGCACAGGCTGGCGCTAGGGGCTGTAATGATGTACTTTCCAGTCCTTGGGCAACGATTTTTGGTCAGCCATTAGCTTTGTTTGGGTTTTTAGCCTACACAAGTATACTGATATTTGCTGTAGCCCCTTTGGCATTGAAACTAGAGGACAATAATCAGCGCAAACAGCTGGAAACTGGAACTAGGTGGTTGCTGTTGGTAGGGGCGATCGCTATGTCGATCTTCAGCAGCTACTTGATGTATTTGCTGGCGTTCCAAATCAAAGCTTTATGTCCTTACTGTATTGCCTCGGCTTTATTTTCCCTGAGTCTGTTGGTATTGACAATTGTCGGTCATGAATGGGAAGATCTGGGGCAAATTTTCTTTACCGCGATTATTGTGGGGATGATTACCCTGATTGGCACATTAGCCATTTTTGCCAATGTGAATGCTGGCTCGACGGGGGAATCAAATTCTGGCAAACCAGTGCAAATTAGCTTTACTCCCAAGGTAGAGCCTAACCCAGCATTTGGTTGGGAAGTCACCACCACTTCTGGTGAAGCGGAAATAGCCCTCGCAAATCATCTGGTCAAAATTGGCGCTAAGGAATATTCTGCTTATTGGTGTCCTCACTGTCACGAACAAAAGCTGATATTTGGTAAAGAAGCTGCCGAGATAATTAACAAGAATGTTAAGGTAGAATGCGCTCCTGATGGACTCAAGGCTCAACCAGAACTGTGTAAGGCAGCGAAAATACAAGGCTTCCCGACTTGGATTATCAATGGTAAAAGTTATGGTGGAGTCCAAAACCTAGAAGAACTGGCGAAAGTTTCTGGCTATACAGGTTCTCGGAACTTCAAATATTTCAAATAA
- a CDS encoding aldo/keto reductase, translated as MTTITLGQNGPAVTPLCIGTWAWGDKLFWNYGDGYGQEDLRAAFTAALEAGVTFFDTAEVYGLGKSEELLGQFLQQTQQPVQIATKYWGWPWRFTGQAVADALTDSLKRLQLERIELYQVHWPFTFLLSQETLLNTLADEVKRGRIAAVGVSNYSAAQMREVQKILAARGVPLAVNQVRYSLLTRQIESNGIFQTARELGVTILAYSPLAQGLLTGKYTTDGKQTPSGARRIDPRFSKDGLQKIEPVISLLRQFGDKYERTPAQVALNWLIAQGNVIPIAGVKTAQQVRQNAGALGWRLSDDEVSKLEQVSRPFT; from the coding sequence GTGACAACTATTACATTGGGACAAAATGGTCCAGCAGTTACACCTCTTTGCATTGGTACTTGGGCTTGGGGTGATAAACTGTTTTGGAATTATGGCGATGGCTACGGTCAAGAAGATTTACGAGCAGCCTTTACAGCCGCTTTAGAGGCTGGTGTTACTTTCTTTGACACAGCGGAAGTTTATGGACTGGGAAAGAGTGAGGAACTTTTGGGGCAATTTTTGCAACAGACGCAGCAACCAGTGCAAATTGCTACCAAGTATTGGGGTTGGCCTTGGCGATTTACAGGTCAAGCTGTAGCTGATGCTTTAACAGATAGCCTCAAACGCTTACAATTAGAGCGCATTGAACTGTATCAAGTCCATTGGCCTTTCACATTCTTGTTAAGTCAAGAAACGCTGTTGAATACCCTAGCGGATGAGGTGAAACGGGGTAGAATTGCTGCAGTTGGTGTCAGTAATTACTCGGCAGCGCAAATGCGAGAGGTACAGAAAATATTGGCCGCCCGTGGTGTTCCTTTGGCGGTGAATCAGGTACGCTACTCTTTGCTAACTCGCCAAATTGAAAGCAATGGTATTTTCCAAACAGCCCGTGAATTAGGCGTGACCATCTTAGCCTATAGTCCTTTGGCTCAGGGATTACTCACAGGTAAATACACCACCGATGGTAAACAAACACCTAGTGGTGCTAGAAGAATAGACCCACGATTTAGTAAAGATGGGCTGCAAAAAATTGAGCCTGTGATATCTTTGCTACGACAATTTGGAGATAAATACGAACGTACTCCAGCCCAAGTTGCTCTTAACTGGTTAATTGCTCAGGGGAATGTGATTCCCATTGCTGGGGTAAAAACAGCCCAACAAGTGCGACAAAATGCAGGCGCTTTGGGCTGGAGATTGAGTGATGATGAGGTTAGCAAGTTAGAACAAGTTAGCCGTCCGTTTACGTGA
- the rimO gene encoding 30S ribosomal protein S12 methylthiotransferase RimO, whose amino-acid sequence MGDKPTIAISHLGCEKNRIDTEHMLGLLVEAGYGVDTNEELADYVIVNTCSFIEAAREESVKTLVELAEANKKIVITGCMAQHFQEQLLEELPEAVAVVGTGDYHKIVNVIERVEAGERVKQISAEPTYIANETTPRYRTTTEGIAYLRVAEGCDYRCAFCIIPYLRGNQRSRTIESIVAEAEQLASQGVKEIILISQITTNYGLDIYGTPKLAELLRALGKVDVPWIRMHYAYPTGLTPDVIAAIQETPNVLPYLDLPLQHSHTEILRAMNRPWQGRVNDGIIERIKTALPSAVLRTTFIVGFPGETEEHFEHLLQFVQRHEFDHVGVFTFSPEEETPAYKLPNQLPQLVKDERRHRLMELQQPIAWQKNQQEIGKIVDVLIEQENPETGKLIGRSGRFAPEIDGQVYVVGVHVGEASGREASGREAKLGTIVPVAIQDADTYDLYGQIVNN is encoded by the coding sequence ATGGGTGACAAGCCAACAATTGCCATTTCTCACCTGGGCTGCGAGAAAAATCGCATTGATACAGAACATATGTTAGGACTGCTGGTAGAAGCAGGGTACGGCGTAGATACGAATGAAGAGTTAGCAGATTACGTAATTGTCAATACTTGTAGTTTTATTGAAGCCGCAAGAGAAGAATCTGTCAAAACTTTGGTAGAGTTGGCAGAGGCAAATAAAAAAATCGTGATCACTGGCTGTATGGCGCAGCACTTCCAAGAGCAGTTATTGGAGGAGTTGCCAGAAGCAGTGGCCGTGGTAGGTACAGGAGATTATCACAAAATTGTAAATGTAATTGAGCGGGTAGAAGCAGGAGAGCGGGTCAAGCAGATTAGTGCCGAACCAACCTACATTGCCAACGAAACTACACCGCGCTACCGCACTACAACTGAGGGCATAGCTTACCTGCGAGTGGCCGAAGGATGTGATTATCGATGTGCGTTTTGTATTATTCCTTATCTACGAGGAAACCAACGATCGCGTACTATTGAATCCATCGTGGCTGAGGCCGAACAGTTAGCTAGTCAAGGGGTAAAAGAAATTATCCTAATTTCGCAAATCACCACTAATTACGGTTTGGATATTTACGGAACGCCAAAGTTAGCCGAATTACTTCGGGCTTTGGGGAAAGTAGATGTCCCGTGGATCAGAATGCATTATGCCTATCCCACCGGACTGACACCAGATGTCATAGCGGCGATTCAAGAAACACCTAACGTCTTACCCTACTTAGATTTGCCCTTACAACATTCTCACACAGAGATTCTCCGGGCGATGAACCGTCCCTGGCAAGGACGGGTAAATGATGGGATTATAGAGCGCATCAAAACCGCGCTACCATCAGCGGTGCTGCGAACAACATTTATTGTTGGCTTCCCTGGAGAAACAGAAGAGCATTTTGAGCATCTACTACAGTTCGTCCAGCGTCATGAATTTGACCATGTTGGTGTCTTCACCTTTTCACCAGAAGAGGAAACCCCTGCCTATAAGTTACCAAATCAGTTGCCCCAATTAGTGAAGGATGAGCGGCGACACCGACTAATGGAACTCCAACAACCGATTGCATGGCAAAAGAATCAACAGGAAATCGGCAAAATTGTGGATGTCCTGATTGAGCAAGAAAATCCTGAAACAGGAAAATTAATCGGTCGTTCAGGGAGATTTGCTCCCGAAATCGATGGACAGGTCTATGTCGTCGGGGTTCACGTTGGCGAAGCATCTGGTAGAGAAGCGTCTGGTAGAGAGGCGAAGTTAGGCACAATCGTGCCAGTAGCCATCCAAGACGCTGATACATACGACCTTTATGGTCAAATTGTCAATAACTAA
- a CDS encoding DEAD/DEAH box helicase, with product MNLLFQELGISPERADQLEKIGFTTPTNIQVQAIPQLLAGRDVVGQSQTGTGKTAAFSLPILERLDINQKAVQALVLTPTRELAMQVHDAIAQFIGDEGLRVLAIYGGQSIDRQIMQLKRGVHMVVGTPGRVIDLLDRGCLKLDQVKWFVLDEADEMLSMGFIDDVIKILSQAPNDRQTALFSATMPPSIRQLVNKFLRSPVTVTVEQPKAAPNKINQVAYLIPRHWTKAKALQPILEMEDPETALIFVRTRRTAAELTNQLQSAGHSVDEYHGDLSQQARERLLSRFRNRQVRWVVATDIAARGLDVDQLSHVINYDLPDSVETYVHRIGRTGRAGKEGTAISLVQPFERRKQQTFERHNRQNWQLLTIPTRAQIEARHIQKLQEQVREALTGERLASFLPIISELIEKYDPQAIAAAALQIAYDQTRPAWLSAEIDIPQEENLPTPKPKLMKRRDSGGERTRSWGGKSDSNNGDDERRGSPKPKLKTSHRESSHKLG from the coding sequence ATGAATCTTTTGTTTCAAGAACTAGGTATTTCCCCAGAACGCGCTGATCAACTAGAAAAAATCGGCTTTACCACACCCACTAACATACAAGTGCAAGCAATCCCCCAACTGCTGGCGGGTCGTGATGTTGTTGGTCAATCACAAACGGGAACAGGTAAAACAGCAGCATTTTCATTACCGATTCTAGAGCGCCTGGATATTAATCAAAAGGCAGTACAAGCCCTAGTTTTAACCCCAACTCGTGAATTAGCAATGCAAGTTCACGACGCTATCGCCCAATTTATTGGTGACGAAGGATTACGGGTGTTAGCAATCTATGGTGGTCAATCAATTGACCGCCAAATTATGCAACTCAAACGCGGCGTTCACATGGTTGTGGGTACGCCAGGACGGGTGATTGACTTACTAGATCGGGGCTGTTTGAAGCTTGATCAAGTCAAATGGTTTGTGTTAGATGAAGCCGATGAAATGTTGAGCATGGGCTTTATCGACGATGTGATTAAAATCCTGTCGCAAGCACCTAACGACCGTCAAACAGCTTTATTCTCGGCCACAATGCCGCCATCGATTCGCCAATTGGTGAATAAATTTTTGCGATCGCCTGTGACAGTCACCGTCGAACAGCCGAAAGCCGCACCCAATAAAATCAATCAAGTAGCTTACTTGATTCCCCGTCACTGGACAAAAGCTAAAGCTTTACAGCCAATTCTGGAAATGGAAGACCCAGAAACAGCTTTAATCTTCGTCCGCACCAGACGCACAGCCGCCGAACTCACCAACCAATTACAATCCGCTGGACACAGTGTAGATGAATACCACGGTGACTTATCCCAACAAGCCAGAGAGCGCTTATTGAGCCGATTCCGCAATCGTCAGGTGCGCTGGGTGGTAGCAACTGATATAGCCGCACGGGGGTTAGATGTCGATCAACTGTCTCATGTAATCAACTACGACCTACCCGATAGCGTTGAAACCTACGTTCACCGAATTGGTCGGACTGGTCGCGCTGGTAAAGAAGGCACCGCAATCTCCCTAGTGCAGCCCTTTGAACGCCGTAAACAGCAGACATTTGAACGCCATAATCGCCAAAACTGGCAATTACTGACAATTCCCACAAGGGCACAAATTGAGGCGCGACACATTCAGAAACTGCAAGAACAGGTAAGAGAAGCTTTAACAGGCGAACGCCTAGCTTCATTTTTGCCGATAATCAGCGAACTGATTGAAAAATATGATCCGCAGGCGATCGCCGCTGCTGCATTACAAATCGCTTACGATCAAACCCGTCCCGCTTGGCTAAGTGCCGAAATTGACATTCCCCAAGAAGAAAACCTCCCCACCCCCAAACCCAAACTAATGAAGCGTCGCGACTCTGGTGGTGAACGTACCCGCTCCTGGGGGGGCAAATCCGACAGTAACAATGGCGACGACGAAAGACGTGGTAGCCCTAAGCCCAAACTGAAAACAAGCCATCGTGAGTCTTCACACAAGCTAGGTTAA